ACCTAACATCGCAAAACTTGCAGATACACCACCTAATGTTGGATCCGTTAATACAGAAATAAACGGTACACCTTTTTCACGCATTTTTGCTAACACCGCACTGGTTTTCGCCATTTGCATTAATGAGAAAAGTGCTTCTTGCATACGCGCACCACCACTTGCAGAGAAACACACAAATGGACAATTTAACTCAATGGCTTTTTCCGCGGCTTTCACGAATTTTGCACCTACAACAGAACCCATTGAACCACCCATAAAGCTAAAGTTTGAAGCAGCAACGACTACGGGCATATTGTAAAGTGTACCCGTCATTGTGATTAGCGCATCTTTTTCACCGGTTTCTTTTTGTGCCGCAGTAATACGATCTTTATATTTTTTTAAATCTTTAAATTTAAGAATATCTTTTGGTTCTAAATCAGCTGACAATTCTTGGCTTGAACCTTCATCTAACAAGGCTAAAAGGCGCTCACGAGCATCAATACGCATATGATGGCCGCATTTTGGGCAAACATATAAATTACGTTTTACTTCTTCGCCGTAAAGAACTTGTTCACAAGAGGTACATTTTGTCCAAACCCCTTCAGGTACGTTAGCTTTACGTGACGCAGAGGAAGAGGTTCCTTTGCTAAAAATTCTATCAATCCAGCTCATTTTTTACCTTTTTTATTAACTAGAAAAGTCTGCGTATTTAATCATAATTTAGCGAAATTTGCTAGTCAGATGAGATTATCTTCTAAAAACAACGGCCCTAAATTTTTCTGTGGAATCGCAAATTTTTCAGGGTAAATCACATTCACTAAATATAAGCCTTCGGATTTCGCTGTTGGCGCCGCCAATTTACGATCTTTTTGCTCTAGCAACCATTTCATCCACTCAACAGGTTGATTGCCCGCACCAACTTCAATCAAGCTTCCCACTATATTGCGTACCATATGATGCACAAAAGCATTGGCTTGAATATCCACAATAATGTACTGTCCTTTTCGCACCACATTTAAATGATGCACATTTCGCCAAGGGGTATTTGATTGACATTGTGCTGCACGGAAAGAAGAAAAATCATTTTCGCCCAATAAAAGTTGCCCTGCTTGGTGCATTTTCTTTTCGTCCAAATCTAAATGACAATGGGTAATTCCCTCCGGTAAAATGGCTGAGCGTAATTTATTACAATACAAAATATAACGATAACGACGCGCAGTTGCCGAAAAACGGGCATGAAATTCATCATCCACCACTTTTGCCCAACTTACTGAAATATCATCGGGTAAATTCGCATTAGTACCAAATGCCCAGGCTTTTTCAGGGCGAACCGCTGTGGTTTCAAAATGCACCACTTGCCCCGTGCCATGCACACCAGAGTCTGTTCTGCCTGCACAAAACACTTCAATTTTTTCATTTGCCACAGAAGATAACGCGTTTTCTAATTCTTCTTGTACACTATGCACTTTCTCTTGTCGCTGCCAGCCACAATACTGTTTTCCGTTATATTCAATGCCTAAGGCTATCTTCATTGGAAAATACTCCTAAAACGATTTCAAATTTGACCTCACTTTGCCCGAAAAGAAAAAACACCAATAACTCATCATTATTGGTGTTCTTATCACAAGCTAAAAATTAAGCACGTTTGAAGTCAATGTGAACCAATTTTGGTTTGAATGGGTGACGTTGCATTGCTTGAACTTTCACTGCAACTTCTTTACCTTCAACCACTAAAGTGATTACATCGCTATAGAAAGAATCGTGAACTTGTGCGTTGTTTAATTCATCGTGATTTAAGATGATTGAAACAGGTGCTTCGCTGCCACCATAAATAATTGCAGGGATTTGACCGTTGTGACGCAGGCGGCGGCTCGCACCCTTACCTTGCGCTTGACGAACTTCAGCGTTAAATTTAAATGCCATTTTAATGTTCTCTTGATTAAAAGTTTAAAATAAAAAATTGCAGGCGACCCAGCAATTTTCCTAAATTTGCTCAAAGACAAACTTTGAGAGCGACGGATTATAAAATATTCAGCCCCACAATGCAAATTTACTCAGCAAATTTTTTCTGGGCTTTTCAAGGCAAAGCGATTAAAATAAACCCCAATTTTTAATTAATTTTAACTAACTGATTGTAAGTGGGTTTCAAATGGAATTTCTTATCAGCTTTTTTACCGATTACGGTTATTGGGCGGTGCTATTTGTTCTTATTATTTGTGGTTTTGGTGTACCCATTCCAGAAGATATCACGCTTGTATCCGGTGGCGTAATTGCTGGCCTTTATCCTGAAAGTGTAAACTCCCATTTAATGTTATTAGTCAGTATGATCGGCGTACTTGTTGGCGACTCTTGTATGTATTGGCTTGGTCGCATTTACGGCACCCGAATTCTTCGTTTCCGTCCAATGCGCAAAGTGATCACTCTACAACGCTTAAAAATGGTACGTGAAAAATTTTCCCAATACGGCAACCGCGTACTATTTGTGGCTCGCTTCCTTCCAGGATTACGTGCGCCAATTTATATGGTTTCTGGTATTACCCGCCGCGTCAGTTACACACGCTTTGTATTAATTGATTTCTGTGCTGCCATTATTTCCGTACCAATTTGGGTTTATCTTGGCGAATTAGGTGCTCAAAACTTAGATTGGTTACACGAACAAATTCAAAAAGGTCAGCTTGTAATTTATATCCTTGTTGGCGCATTAGCGGTTTTCTTATTTTGGAAATGGAAAAAAGCGAAGAAACAGGCTAAATAATTTCGTATAAAGTGCGGTTAAAATTTTATAAATTTTCGTCAATTAAAAAACGCTTAATAATTTTATTAAGCGTTTTTTATTTCTCTAAACAACTCTATTAATCTCTCACAAAACACCTTGTCTATCTTTTAATATATTTTCTGAGTTAATTATTATGAAAATCATTGCCAAAGAAACTTCCCAAATCACTATTAAAAGGACCTCCTAAATCATGAAAAGAAGTATCAATAGAGCTATTAAAATCTGTTTCGATAGGATTACCTAATATATCTACACCACTGTAAGAAGGGAGTCCTGTAGCTGGATTTATTTCAATAGTATCCAGTAATTCATTTTTTTGATTATCCACCAATTCTACTTCATTTTTTGGTTAAATTCTTCTAAACTCTTGGTCTCAGAAGAATATTGAATCAATGGATTAGATACTGTTTCTTCTGATTCACTTAATATATTTTTAAAAAAAATCATAAAATTTTTTTATCACATTATTCTCCTCGTATTTCCTATAGTAGTATTTTTTACGATTATTAGTGTGTTCATCTATCTCGTTATCATTACTTGATTTGAATCAGATTTTATCATGCAAGTCGCTTTTAAGGCTCTCTTTATTAATAACTAAACTCAAATAATCAAATTTCTTCCCTTCAAATATCGTTCCACAGTATCCACAATCGCTTGAGTTTGCGGATCAATTTCAATATTCACTAAATCACCAATTTGGCGTTTGCCGATTAGGGTTCGGTGTAAGGTTTCAGGGATTAAATTCACGCAGAATTCATCGCCTTTCACTTCACCAATAGTAAGACTGATGCCGTCAATCGCAATAAATCCTTTTGTTAGGATATATTTCATCATGTCTTTAGTAGGTAATTTAAACCAAACCTGACGATTATTTTCGCTTTCGATAATTTGTGAAACACTTGCGGTACAATAAACGTGCCCAGATAAAATATGTCCGCCAATTTCTGCCCCCATTTGCATTGCGCGTTCGATATTGACAAAATCCCCCTCTTTTAAGCAGCCAAGATTGGTAATGCGCAAAGTTTCCTGCATTAAGTCAAAGCTCACAAGATCATCATTAATTTCAGTTACGGTTAAACATACCCCATTATTCGCAACAGATGCGCCAATTTCTAAACCTTTTCGAATTTCAGCTGGTAATTTCACAATCTGAGTTCTAAAATTAGTGCTATCTTTAATTACATGAATTCGGGCTATGCCCTGTACGATTCCAGTAAACATTGTCGTTCCTTTTTGGTAAAAATTTTCAGTATTATAGCAAACTTTATGAATTATCGTCTTTTTTCTCAATACCGTATTGATATTAAAAAACTTATCCGAATTGCGACACCTATCGGACTTGCCCAATTAGCTCAAACTGGCATGGGTACCGTGGATGTGGTTATGGCGGGGCGTGTGAGCTCGGCTGATGTAGGCGGTGTCGGTATTGGTGCCTCTATTTGGCTACCTTTGGTTCTTTTCGGGCAAGGCTTATTACTCGCCTTGCCTCCAACAATTTCCTATTTAAATGGTTCAGGGCAGCGCCATCGCATTGCTCACCAAGTGAGACAAGGCCTTTGGATTTCATTTTTAGTGATGATACCCCTTGCACTCATCATCTATCATAATGATTTCATATTGCAGTTTATGAATATGGATGCCCATATGGCAGATGTGACGATGAATTATTTGCGTGCGATGGTGTGGGGCTTACCAGCCTATTTATTGCTGATTAATTTCCGCTGTTTGAATGATGGCATTGCTAAGACCAAACCGGCCATGGTGATTACCTTCATAGGGTTAATGCTGAATATTCCGCTGAATTATATGTTTATTTACGGAAAATTTGGTGCCCCTGCATTAGGTGGTGTAGGTTGTGGTGTGGCAACGGCTATTGTTAACTGGGCGATGGCGATTTTGATGATTACCTACTCGGCCAAAAACTATAACGAACGTAGTTTGAAAGTCTTTGAAAAGATTATTGAAAAGCCAGACATCAAAACACTGAAAAAATTGACTGCACTTGGCTTGCCTATTGCCATTGCTCTGTGCAGTGAAGTCTCACTGTTTGCCTTAAGTAGTTTATTACTTTCCCCATTAGGTGCGGATGTGGTTGCCAGCCACCAAATTGCCTTAAACACTAGTGCTGTAGCCTTTATGTTTCCCATGTCTATTGCAATGGCGGCCACTATTTTGGTCGCTCAAGAACTCGGTAATCATGCACCACAAAAAGCCAAGATAATGGCTTACGCTGCTATTATTCTTGGCTTAATTGTGGCAACGGGATTAGCTTTGGTTATTTGGTTATTTAGCGATAAAATTGCGGTATTAATTGTTGGCGATAACACGACGGTTATTGCTCTTTCGGGAAGCTTATTAGCGATAGCTGCAATTTATCAATTCTCAGATTCAGTACAAGTCGTTGTGAGCGGTATTTTACGTGGCTATAAAGACACTAAAATTATCCTTTACATCACACTACTTGCCTATTGGGGCGTAGGTATTCCCGTTGGGTATATTCTTTCCCGCACGGATTGGATTATTCCAAGCATTGGTGCAAAAGGTTTCTGGGTTGCGTTTATCATTGCATTAACCATTGCCGCTACTTTGCTCTTTATACGTATGCGAAAAATCCAATCACAACCTGATGAGGCCATTATTCAACAGTTAGAAAGATTGAAATAGTTAAAATAAAAAGTGTGGTCAATTTGATTTGACTGCACTTTTGTCTTTTACATCACCACCACATCAAACTGTTCTTGGTTGTAGTACTGCTCTGTTTTGACCTGAACCTGTTTGCTGATGAACATTTCGATCTCTGGCAATAAACCGTGCGATTCTTCTTTGATTAAGTAATCCGCTACAGCGGGAGAGGCATAAACCACAAATTGTTCACTCGAGAATAAGTGATTAACACGAATGATCTCACGCATAATTTCATAGCATACTGTTTCAACCGTTTTCACACGTCCACGACCTTGACAAGTTGGACACTCATCACACAAAACGTGTTCTAAACTTTCGCGAGTGCGTTTACGGGTCATTTCCACTAAACCAAGTTGAGTAAAACCATTTACATTCGTTTTTACGCGATCTTTCGATAAGGCCTCTTCCAAGGATTCAATCACGCGATTGCGATGCTCATCGGTTTGCATATCAATAAAATCAATAATAATAATACCGCCTAAATTACGCAATTGTAGCTGCTGTGCAATGGCTTTAGTCGCTTCAATATTAGTGTTAAAAATCGTTTCATCTAAATTTCGATGTCCCACGAACGCCCCCGTATTGATATCAATGGTCGTCATGGCTTCGGTTTGCTCAATAATGAGATAGCCGCCTGATTTTAAATTCACGCGTTTTTCAAGTGCATTTTGGATGCCTCGTTCTACACCATAAATATCAAAAATCGGCTGACTGCCCGTATAAAGCATTAATTTTTCACTTAATTCAGGTATAAATTCATCGGTAAATTCTTTAACCTCGTTAAAACAAAGTTTAGAATCAATATGAATTTTCTCTAAATTAGAGCCGATAAAATCACGCAAAATACGCTGTGGCAATGCGGGTTCGCCATAAATTTTAGAACGGATTGGATATTTGCCTTTACGCTCAAGCACTTTACGCCATAAACGTTTTAAAAATTCTGCATCTTGGTGCAATTCTTCTTCCGTTGCACCTTCGGTCGCTGTACGAACAATAAAGCCACCTAACTCATCACAAAAAGGCTCAACCAATGCTTTTAATCTTGCGCGCTCTTCTTCACTTTCAATACGTTGTGATACACCAACATGGCTATTTTCAGGCATAAAAACAAGATAACGAGAAGGCAATGTAATATCCGTGGTTAATCTTGCGCCTTTTGTACCCAAAGGATCTTTTACCACTTGCACGACTATATCCTGACCCTCGCGTACGAGTTCAGAAATGCTTTTTGCTCGGAATTGCTTTTGTTCGTTCACATCCACACATTCGGTATGTGAAACAATATCAGAAGCATGTAAAAATGCCGCTTTTTCTAAACCGATATCCACAAATGCGGACTGCATTCCGGGTAAAACACGGGTTACTCGCCCTTTATAAATATTCCCCACAATGCCACATTTGGCTTGACGTTCAATATGAACCTCTTTTAAAACGCCCGTTTCCACCAACGCAATACGGGTTTCATTGGGCGTAACATTCATTAATAATTCAACTGAATTCATTTTTGTAACCTTCGTTTCAATCGTACTAGTCTATCGAAAAGGGAAATAGAATAATAGTCCCAAATAAGGTAAAATATGACCTTTCTCAAATTTTCATGACTTGTTTTGGGGTATTTAATGTTTGGTTTAGACCCAACACTTATTACTTTTAGTATTTATATTTTCGGCATGATTTTAATCGGTGTCCTTGCCTATTATTATACAAACAACTTATCCGATTATATTTTAGGTGGCCGTAAACTCGGGAGCTTTGTAACAGCCATGTCTGCTGGCGCTTCTGATATGTCTGGCTGGTTATTAATGGGCCTACCCGGTGCAGTATATGTATCTGGATTAGTTGAAGGTTGGATCGCCATTGGTTTAATTCTCGGCTCTTATTTTAACTGGTTGCTCGTGGCTGGTCGCTTAAGAATTTATACCGAATTCAACAACAACGCACTCACATTACCGGAATATTTCCATCAACGTTTTGGTACATCACATAATCTCTTAAAAATTGTGTCAGCAACAATCATCTTAGCCTTCTTCACGATTTATTGTGCTTCAGGTGTGGTTGCGGGTGCTAAATTATTCCAAAACTTATTTTCTGTCGAATACTCTACGGCGATTTGGTACGGTGCATTAGCAACCATTATTTACACCTTTATTGGTGGATTTTTAGCGGTAAGTTGGACTGATACGATTCAAGCGACATTAATGATTTTTGCCTTAATTTTAACACCACTTTTTATCTTTTTAAGCTTCAGTGATGCATCACAATTTACAGAAGTATTACATCAAGCTGAACTCGCTGCCAATAAAGATTTTACTGATTTATTGAGTTCTACTACGCCATTAGGTTTATTAAGTTTAGCAGCTTGGGGAGTCGGTTATTTTGGACAACCACATATTCTAGCCAGATTTATGGCCGCTTATTCAGTGAAATCTTTAATCAAAGCTCGCCGCATCAGTATGACATGGATGGTCATTTGTCTAGTAGGTGCGATAGGTATTGGTTTTTTTGGTATTCCTTATTTCTTTGCCAATCCAGAGATTGCAACTTTAGTTAATTATGAACCCGAGCAAGTCTTTATTGAACTAGCCAAATTGCTCTTTAATCCATGGGTTGCTGGTATTCTATTATCCGCAATTTTAGCGGCAGTAATGAGCACACTTTCTGCACAATTATTAATTTCTTCAAGCTCTATTACTGAAGATTTTTACAAAGGTTTTATTCGTCCCAAGGCCTCTGAAAAAGAATTAGTTTGGCTAGGTCGAGCAATGGTTTTGATCATTGCGGCAATTGCCATTTGGATTGCACAGGATGAAAACAGCAAAGTTTTAAAACTTGTTGAATTTGCATGGGCGGGCTTTGGTTCTGCATTCGGACCTGTCGTACTTTTATCTTTATTCTGGAAAAGGATGACTTCTGCAGGCGCCATGGCTGGTATGATTGTTGGTACTGTCGTCGTATTTAGTTGGAAATCTGTAATTGTCGAAACGAGTGAATGGTTTAATGTTTACGAAATGATACCCGGATTTATTCTTGCGAGCCTTGCAATTCTTATCGTATCTCTCATTTCTACTGAACCGAATAATGAAGTCAAAGAAACCTTTGAAAAAGCAGAAAAAGCCTATAAGGAAGCAAAATAATGGTTAATTTTCGTCCTTTTTATCAGCAAATTGCCACCACCAATTTATCTGCCTGGCTAGAAACGTTACCTTTACAGTTAAAAGAATGGGAAAAGCAAACCCATGGTGATTATGTCAAATGGTCAAAAATTGTGGACTTTCTCCCTGATTTACAGGCAGATACCATCGATTTAAAAAATTCGGTGAAATCTGACTGCACTTCGCCACTCTCAGAGGGCGAAAAACAACGTATTATCCATCATTTGAAGCAATTGATGCCGTGGCGAAAAGGACCTTATCATTTATTTGATATTCACGTAGATTGCGAGTGGCGCTCTGATTTCAAATGGGATCGTGTTTTGCCTCATCTTGCGCCATTAAAAGATCGTACCATTTTAGATGTAGGCTGCGGTAGCGGCTACCATATGTGGCGCATGGTTGGTGAAGGTGCAAAAATGGTAGTGGGTATTGATCCAACCGAACTTTTCCTTTGCCAATTTGAAGCCGTTCGAAAATTATTAAATAATGATCGACGAGCTAACTTAATCCCACTAGGTATTGAAGAAATGCAACCTCTTGCGGCATTTGATACCGTGTTTTCAATGGGGGTGTTTTATCATCGTAAATCACCGCTCGATCACCTCACTCAACTAAAAAATCAATTAGTAAAAGGTGGCGAGCTTGTCTTAGAAACCTTAGTGGTTGATGGCGATGTGAATACGGTATTAGTGCCTTCAGATCGCTATGCAAAAATGAAGAATGTGTATTTTATTCCTTCCGTTGCCTCACTCATTAATTGGTTGGAAAAAGTCGGCTTTACTAATGTGCGTTGTGTGGATGTCGCCACCACAACATTAGAAGAACAGCGTAAAACGGATTGGTTAGAAAATGAAAGTTTGATTGATTTCTTAGATCCAAATGATCACAGTAAAACCATCGAAGGTTATCAAGCCCCAACTCGTGCAGTGATTTTAGCGAA
This is a stretch of genomic DNA from Haemophilus parainfluenzae. It encodes these proteins:
- the accD gene encoding acetyl-CoA carboxylase, carboxyltransferase subunit beta, which translates into the protein MSWIDRIFSKGTSSSASRKANVPEGVWTKCTSCEQVLYGEEVKRNLYVCPKCGHHMRIDARERLLALLDEGSSQELSADLEPKDILKFKDLKKYKDRITAAQKETGEKDALITMTGTLYNMPVVVAASNFSFMGGSMGSVVGAKFVKAAEKAIELNCPFVCFSASGGARMQEALFSLMQMAKTSAVLAKMREKGVPFISVLTDPTLGGVSASFAMLGDVNIAEPKALIGFAGPRVIEQTVREKLPEGFQRSEFLLEKGAIDMIVKRSEMRSTLGNLLSKLTNQPSPFVEVEVVEHE
- the truA gene encoding tRNA pseudouridine(38-40) synthase TruA, with product MKIALGIEYNGKQYCGWQRQEKVHSVQEELENALSSVANEKIEVFCAGRTDSGVHGTGQVVHFETTAVRPEKAWAFGTNANLPDDISVSWAKVVDDEFHARFSATARRYRYILYCNKLRSAILPEGITHCHLDLDEKKMHQAGQLLLGENDFSSFRAAQCQSNTPWRNVHHLNVVRKGQYIIVDIQANAFVHHMVRNIVGSLIEVGAGNQPVEWMKWLLEQKDRKLAAPTAKSEGLYLVNVIYPEKFAIPQKNLGPLFLEDNLI
- the rplY gene encoding 50S ribosomal protein L25, yielding MAFKFNAEVRQAQGKGASRRLRHNGQIPAIIYGGSEAPVSIILNHDELNNAQVHDSFYSDVITLVVEGKEVAVKVQAMQRHPFKPKLVHIDFKRA
- a CDS encoding DedA family protein, with the translated sequence MEFLISFFTDYGYWAVLFVLIICGFGVPIPEDITLVSGGVIAGLYPESVNSHLMLLVSMIGVLVGDSCMYWLGRIYGTRILRFRPMRKVITLQRLKMVREKFSQYGNRVLFVARFLPGLRAPIYMVSGITRRVSYTRFVLIDFCAAIISVPIWVYLGELGAQNLDWLHEQIQKGQLVIYILVGALAVFLFWKWKKAKKQAK
- a CDS encoding riboflavin synthase subunit alpha, which produces MFTGIVQGIARIHVIKDSTNFRTQIVKLPAEIRKGLEIGASVANNGVCLTVTEINDDLVSFDLMQETLRITNLGCLKEGDFVNIERAMQMGAEIGGHILSGHVYCTASVSQIIESENNRQVWFKLPTKDMMKYILTKGFIAIDGISLTIGEVKGDEFCVNLIPETLHRTLIGKRQIGDLVNIEIDPQTQAIVDTVERYLKGRNLII
- a CDS encoding MATE family efflux transporter yields the protein MNYRLFSQYRIDIKKLIRIATPIGLAQLAQTGMGTVDVVMAGRVSSADVGGVGIGASIWLPLVLFGQGLLLALPPTISYLNGSGQRHRIAHQVRQGLWISFLVMIPLALIIYHNDFILQFMNMDAHMADVTMNYLRAMVWGLPAYLLLINFRCLNDGIAKTKPAMVITFIGLMLNIPLNYMFIYGKFGAPALGGVGCGVATAIVNWAMAILMITYSAKNYNERSLKVFEKIIEKPDIKTLKKLTALGLPIAIALCSEVSLFALSSLLLSPLGADVVASHQIALNTSAVAFMFPMSIAMAATILVAQELGNHAPQKAKIMAYAAIILGLIVATGLALVIWLFSDKIAVLIVGDNTTVIALSGSLLAIAAIYQFSDSVQVVVSGILRGYKDTKIILYITLLAYWGVGIPVGYILSRTDWIIPSIGAKGFWVAFIIALTIAATLLFIRMRKIQSQPDEAIIQQLERLK
- the rng gene encoding ribonuclease G is translated as MNSVELLMNVTPNETRIALVETGVLKEVHIERQAKCGIVGNIYKGRVTRVLPGMQSAFVDIGLEKAAFLHASDIVSHTECVDVNEQKQFRAKSISELVREGQDIVVQVVKDPLGTKGARLTTDITLPSRYLVFMPENSHVGVSQRIESEEERARLKALVEPFCDELGGFIVRTATEGATEEELHQDAEFLKRLWRKVLERKGKYPIRSKIYGEPALPQRILRDFIGSNLEKIHIDSKLCFNEVKEFTDEFIPELSEKLMLYTGSQPIFDIYGVERGIQNALEKRVNLKSGGYLIIEQTEAMTTIDINTGAFVGHRNLDETIFNTNIEATKAIAQQLQLRNLGGIIIIDFIDMQTDEHRNRVIESLEEALSKDRVKTNVNGFTQLGLVEMTRKRTRESLEHVLCDECPTCQGRGRVKTVETVCYEIMREIIRVNHLFSSEQFVVYASPAVADYLIKEESHGLLPEIEMFISKQVQVKTEQYYNQEQFDVVVM
- the putP gene encoding sodium/proline symporter PutP, whose product is MFGLDPTLITFSIYIFGMILIGVLAYYYTNNLSDYILGGRKLGSFVTAMSAGASDMSGWLLMGLPGAVYVSGLVEGWIAIGLILGSYFNWLLVAGRLRIYTEFNNNALTLPEYFHQRFGTSHNLLKIVSATIILAFFTIYCASGVVAGAKLFQNLFSVEYSTAIWYGALATIIYTFIGGFLAVSWTDTIQATLMIFALILTPLFIFLSFSDASQFTEVLHQAELAANKDFTDLLSSTTPLGLLSLAAWGVGYFGQPHILARFMAAYSVKSLIKARRISMTWMVICLVGAIGIGFFGIPYFFANPEIATLVNYEPEQVFIELAKLLFNPWVAGILLSAILAAVMSTLSAQLLISSSSITEDFYKGFIRPKASEKELVWLGRAMVLIIAAIAIWIAQDENSKVLKLVEFAWAGFGSAFGPVVLLSLFWKRMTSAGAMAGMIVGTVVVFSWKSVIVETSEWFNVYEMIPGFILASLAILIVSLISTEPNNEVKETFEKAEKAYKEAK
- the cmoB gene encoding tRNA 5-methoxyuridine(34)/uridine 5-oxyacetic acid(34) synthase CmoB, with translation MVNFRPFYQQIATTNLSAWLETLPLQLKEWEKQTHGDYVKWSKIVDFLPDLQADTIDLKNSVKSDCTSPLSEGEKQRIIHHLKQLMPWRKGPYHLFDIHVDCEWRSDFKWDRVLPHLAPLKDRTILDVGCGSGYHMWRMVGEGAKMVVGIDPTELFLCQFEAVRKLLNNDRRANLIPLGIEEMQPLAAFDTVFSMGVFYHRKSPLDHLTQLKNQLVKGGELVLETLVVDGDVNTVLVPSDRYAKMKNVYFIPSVASLINWLEKVGFTNVRCVDVATTTLEEQRKTDWLENESLIDFLDPNDHSKTIEGYQAPTRAVILANK